From one Paeniglutamicibacter psychrophenolicus genomic stretch:
- a CDS encoding FAD-dependent oxidoreductase: protein MIGIDELRTVKTFAPLAPEVLGYLAGAVEDIHLLDGEYFLHEGDERALIVVIEGLVEITKVVAGIERVIGTRKPGQFFGEVPLTLSTNFPASGRAAGAARIIKLDVAGYYTLAAMAPSVPEKVGSLARRYLDSLQELAAEKPDAVARVIGPRRHAKVRELSTFLTRNHVAFENTTLEAPEDGQAYPVLELRDGTRYADPPMRIAAKAVGLEVVPSATDYDVVILGGGPAGLTAAVNAAAEGLRTVVIEQLAPGGQAGTSTRIENYTGFPYGISGDDLASRALTQATRLGAEIVVTRTACGIDPGTRRVELDGGDTLRAGALIVATGVAWRTLTIPGAERFLGNGLYYGAAHSDAPLAQGQDIFIVGAGNSAGQAAIFFSRHARTVTMLLRGPSLASRMSSYLIEQIEATAAIEVQPNCQITALEGDKSLHAIEVLDSSSGTSTLRASPAVFVMIGADAVTGWMPAHIVRDRHGFILTGPDAADAPAWNQARRPFALETSVPGIFAIGDVRSGSVKRVAAGVGEGGMSIAFTHQYLALAD from the coding sequence ATGATCGGCATCGACGAGCTGCGCACGGTCAAGACCTTCGCCCCGCTGGCCCCGGAAGTGCTGGGCTACCTGGCCGGGGCCGTGGAAGACATCCACCTGCTGGACGGGGAATACTTCCTGCACGAGGGCGACGAACGAGCCCTGATAGTGGTCATCGAGGGCCTGGTGGAAATCACCAAGGTGGTCGCCGGCATCGAACGGGTCATCGGCACCCGCAAGCCGGGCCAGTTCTTCGGCGAGGTCCCGCTGACCCTGAGCACCAACTTCCCCGCCAGCGGGCGTGCCGCGGGGGCCGCGAGGATCATCAAGCTCGACGTGGCCGGCTACTACACGCTGGCCGCCATGGCACCCTCGGTCCCGGAGAAGGTCGGTTCGCTGGCCCGGCGCTACCTGGACTCCCTGCAGGAGCTCGCGGCCGAAAAACCCGATGCGGTGGCCCGCGTGATCGGTCCGCGGCGCCATGCCAAGGTGCGTGAACTGTCAACCTTCCTGACCCGAAACCACGTCGCCTTCGAGAACACCACGCTCGAGGCGCCCGAGGACGGGCAGGCGTACCCGGTGCTCGAGCTGCGCGACGGCACCAGGTACGCGGACCCGCCGATGCGCATCGCGGCCAAGGCCGTGGGGCTTGAGGTGGTGCCGTCCGCGACCGACTACGACGTGGTGATCCTCGGCGGGGGACCGGCGGGGTTGACCGCCGCCGTCAACGCCGCGGCCGAGGGACTGCGCACCGTGGTCATCGAGCAGCTGGCCCCCGGAGGGCAGGCCGGGACCTCCACCCGCATCGAAAACTACACCGGCTTCCCCTACGGGATCTCCGGGGACGACCTGGCCTCCCGCGCGCTGACCCAGGCCACCCGGCTGGGTGCGGAAATCGTGGTCACCCGAACCGCTTGCGGCATCGACCCGGGCACCCGCCGGGTCGAGCTCGACGGGGGAGACACGCTGCGGGCCGGCGCACTGATCGTGGCCACGGGCGTGGCCTGGCGCACGCTCACGATCCCCGGAGCCGAGCGCTTCCTGGGCAACGGCCTGTACTACGGGGCGGCGCACAGCGACGCGCCGCTGGCCCAGGGCCAGGACATCTTCATCGTCGGGGCGGGAAACTCGGCCGGGCAGGCAGCGATCTTCTTTTCCCGGCATGCCCGCACCGTCACCATGCTGCTGCGCGGGCCCTCGCTGGCCTCCCGGATGTCCAGCTACCTGATCGAGCAGATCGAGGCCACCGCCGCCATCGAAGTGCAGCCCAATTGCCAGATCACCGCGCTGGAGGGGGACAAGTCCCTGCACGCCATCGAGGTGCTGGACTCCTCAAGCGGCACCAGCACGCTGCGGGCGAGCCCGGCGGTGTTCGTGATGATCGGCGCCGATGCCGTCACCGGGTGGATGCCCGCGCACATCGTGCGCGACCGCCACGGGTTCATCCTCACCGGGCCGGACGCTGCCGATGCCCCTGCCTGGAACCAGGCGCGCCGCCCGTTCGCGCTGGAAACCAGCGTTCCGGGGATCTTCGCGATCGGGGACGTGCGCTCCGGTTCGGTCAAGCGCGTGGCCGCGGGCGTCGGGGAGGGCGGCATGTCCATCGCCTTCACCCACCAATACCTCGCCCTGGCCGACTGA
- a CDS encoding aldo/keto reductase family protein — translation MDYRFLGASGLKITEITFGNWLTHGSQVDNDVATACVNAALDAGITTFDTADVYANGVAEQVLGAALKTRRRESLEVFTKVYWPVGPKGPNDTGLSRKHIMEGINGSLRRLQMDYIDLYQAHRFDHDTPLEETIAAFADVVRSGKALYIGVSEWNAEQLRAGQELAKSAGFSLVSNQPQYSALWRVIEAQVVPASQELGISQVVWSPMAQGVLSGKYLPGKPAPAGSRATDEKGGMNTIARLMDATVLERVQKLRPIAAELGLAMSQLAIAWVLQNPNVASAIIGASRPEQVAENVLASGVVIPPEMMADIDAALGDSIERDPAKTTSPEQRPA, via the coding sequence ATGGACTACCGCTTCCTCGGGGCCTCGGGGCTCAAGATCACCGAAATCACCTTTGGCAACTGGCTGACCCACGGCTCCCAGGTCGACAACGACGTGGCCACCGCCTGCGTGAATGCCGCCCTGGATGCGGGCATCACCACCTTCGACACCGCCGACGTCTACGCCAACGGGGTCGCCGAGCAGGTGCTGGGAGCGGCGCTGAAAACCCGGCGCCGCGAGTCCCTGGAGGTCTTCACCAAGGTCTACTGGCCCGTGGGACCCAAGGGGCCCAACGACACCGGGCTTTCGCGCAAGCACATCATGGAGGGCATCAACGGCTCGCTGCGGCGCCTGCAAATGGACTACATCGACCTCTACCAGGCCCACCGCTTCGACCACGACACGCCCCTGGAGGAAACGATTGCCGCCTTTGCCGACGTCGTGCGCTCCGGCAAGGCCCTGTACATCGGGGTCTCCGAGTGGAACGCCGAGCAGCTGCGCGCGGGCCAGGAGCTGGCCAAATCCGCAGGGTTCTCCCTGGTGTCGAACCAGCCGCAGTACTCTGCCCTTTGGCGCGTGATCGAGGCGCAGGTGGTCCCGGCCTCACAGGAACTGGGCATCTCGCAGGTCGTCTGGTCGCCCATGGCCCAGGGGGTTCTCTCCGGAAAGTACCTCCCGGGCAAGCCGGCGCCGGCCGGAAGCCGGGCCACGGACGAGAAGGGCGGGATGAACACCATCGCCCGGCTGATGGATGCCACGGTTCTCGAACGCGTGCAGAAGCTCCGCCCCATCGCCGCGGAGCTGGGCCTGGCGATGTCGCAACTGGCCATCGCCTGGGTGTTGCAGAACCCCAACGTGGCTTCCGCCATCATCGGCGCCTCGCGCCCGGAACAGGTTGCCGAGAACGTGTTGGCCTCGGGCGTGGTGATCCCGCCGGAAATGATGGCCGACATCGATGCGGCGCTGGGGGACTCCATCGAGCGGGATCCGGCCAAGACCACCAGCCCGGAACAACGCCCGGCCTGA
- a CDS encoding NADPH:quinone reductase translates to MESSEGTAGIVPDAMHAAFIRTLGGAEAIEYGLLPVPSPGPGQVLLRMEAVAVNHVDLLVRSGAYATKLDFPFIVGRDVVGSVVGLGAGTVGFRLGQRVWCNSLGHAGRQGSFSEYVAAPAERVHRLPDGVDPLAAVSVLHGAATAHLGLVREARVGAGELVVILGAGGAVGSAAVQLAAGAGCPVVAVAGARDASWVAGLGAETTLDYRDPGLADRLRRRVGAGASVIWDSSGNMPVNEQARLLRIGGRIVHSAGIHGHQDIDTGAMYRRDISLHGLAISNAAVGDLAVAARHLDTMFAGGGIKTRIGAVLPLSAAAAAHRRLRQMPLHEIGGKIVLVPETR, encoded by the coding sequence GTGGAATCGAGCGAAGGCACGGCCGGGATCGTGCCCGATGCCATGCATGCCGCGTTCATCCGCACCCTGGGCGGGGCCGAGGCGATCGAGTACGGTTTGCTGCCGGTGCCGTCGCCGGGTCCCGGGCAGGTGCTGTTGCGCATGGAGGCCGTGGCGGTGAACCACGTGGACCTGCTGGTGCGCTCGGGGGCCTACGCCACGAAGCTGGATTTCCCGTTCATCGTGGGCCGCGACGTGGTCGGCTCCGTGGTGGGCCTGGGCGCCGGTACCGTCGGGTTCCGGCTCGGGCAGCGGGTGTGGTGCAACAGCCTGGGCCATGCCGGGCGGCAGGGCAGTTTCAGCGAATATGTCGCGGCGCCGGCCGAGCGCGTCCACCGGCTGCCCGACGGGGTGGACCCGCTTGCCGCCGTCTCGGTGCTCCACGGCGCGGCGACGGCACACCTGGGGCTGGTGCGCGAGGCGCGGGTGGGGGCCGGCGAGCTGGTGGTCATCCTGGGGGCAGGGGGCGCGGTCGGGTCCGCGGCCGTGCAGCTTGCCGCCGGGGCCGGGTGCCCGGTGGTGGCCGTGGCCGGGGCCCGGGACGCCTCCTGGGTTGCGGGGCTGGGAGCCGAAACCACGCTGGACTACCGGGACCCGGGGTTGGCGGATCGGCTGCGCCGCCGCGTCGGGGCCGGGGCATCGGTGATCTGGGATTCCTCGGGGAACATGCCGGTCAACGAGCAGGCCCGGCTGCTGCGCATCGGTGGGAGGATCGTGCACAGCGCGGGGATCCATGGGCACCAGGACATCGACACCGGGGCGATGTACCGCCGGGACATTTCCCTGCACGGGTTGGCGATCAGCAACGCCGCGGTCGGCGACCTGGCCGTCGCGGCACGCCACCTGGACACCATGTTTGCCGGCGGCGGGATCAAGACGCGGATCGGGGCGGTGCTGCCGCTGTCGGCCGCGGCGGCCGCCCACCGGAGGCTTCGGCAGATGCCCCTGCACGAGATCGGCGGGAAGATCGTGCTGGTGCCCGAGACCAGGTAG
- the epsC gene encoding serine O-acetyltransferase EpsC: MRFLSRLAEDLRGASAHDPAARGKTENFLAYSGLHAIWIHRLTHRLWQNPRLRFPARLISQAGRFLTGIEIHPGATIGRRFFIDHGMGVVIGETAEIGDDVMIYHGVTLGGRSLAKVKRHPTIGDRVVIGAGAKVLGPIVIGADSAIGANAVVVKDAPADSIITGIPAKNRPRTAEEHAPAVDPAEYIDPAMWI; encoded by the coding sequence GTGAGATTCCTTTCCCGACTAGCCGAAGACCTGCGCGGGGCAAGTGCGCATGACCCCGCGGCGCGCGGCAAGACCGAAAACTTCCTGGCCTACTCGGGTCTGCATGCGATCTGGATCCACCGGCTGACGCACCGGCTCTGGCAAAATCCGCGCCTGCGTTTCCCGGCACGGCTGATATCCCAGGCCGGCCGGTTCCTGACCGGAATCGAGATCCATCCCGGGGCAACCATCGGCCGGCGCTTCTTCATCGACCACGGCATGGGCGTGGTGATCGGGGAGACCGCGGAGATCGGCGACGACGTGATGATTTACCACGGGGTGACCCTGGGCGGGCGGTCGCTGGCGAAGGTCAAGCGCCACCCGACCATCGGGGACCGCGTGGTCATCGGTGCCGGCGCGAAGGTGCTGGGCCCGATCGTGATCGGCGCCGACTCGGCCATCGGCGCGAACGCCGTGGTGGTCAAGGACGCCCCGGCGGATTCGATCATCACCGGGATCCCGGCGAAGAACCGTCCGCGCACCGCAGAGGAGCACGCACCCGCGGTGGACCCGGCAGAGTACATCGACCCGGCCATGTGGATCTAG
- the cysK gene encoding cysteine synthase A: protein MSKIYNDVTEIVGRTPLVRLNRLAAGLPGNIAVKLEFYNPANSVKDRIGVAIVDAAEASGELRPGGTIVEGTSGNTGIALAMVGAARGYKVVLTMPETMSTERRVMLRAFGAEIVLTPGSEGMRGAVEKAKEIVATTENAIWAQQFANVANPDVHATTTGPEIWDDTDGEIDIFVAGIGTGGTITGAGRYLKEQKPGLQVVAVEPKDSAILNGGKPGPHKIQGLGANFIPEVLDTELYDEVLDASIDDSVAIARALGTQEGILGGISGGAAVWGALEIAKREENAGKLIVAVIPDFGERYISTLLFDDIRG from the coding sequence ATGTCGAAGATCTACAACGACGTCACCGAAATTGTTGGCCGCACCCCTCTGGTGCGCCTGAACCGGCTGGCTGCCGGGCTGCCGGGCAACATCGCGGTGAAGCTGGAATTCTACAACCCGGCCAACTCGGTCAAGGACCGCATCGGCGTGGCCATCGTTGACGCCGCCGAGGCCTCCGGTGAATTGCGCCCGGGCGGCACCATCGTCGAGGGCACTTCCGGCAACACCGGCATCGCGCTGGCCATGGTCGGCGCGGCCCGCGGCTACAAGGTCGTGCTGACCATGCCCGAGACCATGAGCACCGAGCGCCGCGTGATGCTGCGTGCCTTCGGCGCCGAGATCGTCCTGACCCCGGGCTCCGAGGGCATGCGCGGAGCGGTGGAGAAGGCCAAGGAAATCGTCGCCACCACCGAGAACGCGATCTGGGCGCAGCAGTTCGCCAACGTCGCCAACCCGGATGTGCACGCGACCACCACCGGCCCGGAGATCTGGGACGACACCGACGGCGAGATCGACATCTTCGTCGCGGGCATCGGCACCGGCGGCACCATCACCGGCGCCGGACGCTACCTCAAGGAGCAGAAGCCCGGACTGCAGGTCGTTGCGGTGGAGCCGAAGGACTCGGCGATCCTCAACGGCGGCAAGCCCGGCCCGCACAAGATCCAGGGCCTGGGCGCCAACTTCATCCCCGAGGTGCTGGACACCGAGCTGTACGACGAGGTGCTCGACGCCTCGATCGACGACTCGGTCGCCATCGCCCGCGCGCTGGGCACGCAGGAAGGCATCCTGGGCGGCATCTCCGGCGGCGCCGCCGTCTGGGGCGCCCTGGAAATCGCCAAGCGCGAGGAAAACGCCGGCAAGCTCATCGTTGCGGTGATCCCCGACTTCGGCGAACGCTACATCTCCACGCTGCTCTTCGACGACATCCGTGGCTAA
- the msrA gene encoding peptide-methionine (S)-S-oxide reductase MsrA, with product MSTFVLAGGCFWCLDAVYQRTRGVSSVISGYTGGWDPAPQYRSVCGGNTGHAEAVAVTFDPAVVPAEVILDMFFTTHDPTTLNRQGYDVGTQYRSAMFPLDAAQEALFRESAGKFAQLYPNPLVTTFEEPADFFVAEGIHQDYYNRFPSEGYCRVIIDPKLAKARKYYATWLDEPAADRS from the coding sequence CTGAGCACCTTCGTGCTGGCCGGGGGCTGTTTCTGGTGCCTGGATGCGGTCTACCAGCGCACCCGCGGGGTGTCCTCGGTCATCTCCGGCTACACCGGCGGATGGGACCCGGCACCGCAGTACCGCAGCGTGTGCGGCGGCAATACCGGACACGCCGAGGCCGTTGCCGTAACATTCGACCCCGCGGTGGTTCCGGCCGAGGTCATCTTGGACATGTTTTTCACGACCCACGACCCCACCACGCTGAACCGGCAGGGCTATGACGTCGGCACGCAATACCGCTCTGCGATGTTCCCGCTGGATGCCGCGCAGGAGGCGTTGTTCCGCGAAAGCGCGGGCAAGTTCGCGCAGCTCTACCCGAATCCACTGGTGACCACGTTCGAGGAGCCGGCCGACTTCTTCGTGGCCGAGGGGATCCACCAGGACTACTACAACCGCTTCCCCTCGGAGGGCTACTGCCGCGTCATCATCGACCCGAAGCTGGCCAAGGCGAGGAAATATTACGCAACATGGCTCGATGAGCCCGCCGCCGACCGGTCCTGA
- a CDS encoding Nif3-like dinuclear metal center hexameric protein, which translates to MQSNKQQPHGMRIVSGPGSAQPASADTANMAADPEGTGAAGTATATEPNPGPGTAEVPVAQQEHDTEAPPLEPDAPDPAPAGDEAPLSTPTLGQVLVAVEELWPASLAEPWDSVGPVVGRPERPVKRIMFAVDPTLEVVADAVARGTDLLITHHPLLLKPVNSVAATGFKGEAVHLLIESGCALVTAHTNADSAIGGVSDVLADIFGLTETQPLAPSKDGLPEEGIGRVGMLPEPLQLHEFASRVFSAMPAVAGGVRVAGERAGIVRKVAVCGGAGDSLFDAVRAAEADVYVTADLRHHPASEAREAALNGKPYLIDVSHFASEWLWLPTAADALKNVLHDLGHDVEIGVSAINTDPWDFILTP; encoded by the coding sequence ATGCAGAGCAACAAGCAGCAGCCGCACGGCATGCGTATCGTCTCCGGGCCCGGTTCGGCCCAGCCAGCATCCGCCGACACCGCAAACATGGCTGCGGACCCCGAGGGGACCGGTGCCGCCGGCACCGCCACGGCAACGGAGCCCAACCCCGGCCCGGGCACCGCCGAGGTCCCCGTCGCGCAGCAGGAACACGACACCGAGGCCCCGCCCCTGGAACCCGACGCGCCCGATCCGGCGCCGGCCGGGGACGAAGCACCCCTGTCCACCCCCACGCTCGGACAGGTGCTCGTCGCCGTCGAGGAACTCTGGCCCGCGTCGCTGGCCGAGCCCTGGGACTCGGTGGGACCCGTCGTCGGGCGCCCCGAGCGTCCCGTCAAGCGCATCATGTTCGCCGTGGACCCCACCCTGGAGGTCGTGGCCGATGCGGTGGCCCGCGGCACGGACCTGTTGATCACCCACCACCCGCTGCTGCTCAAGCCCGTCAACTCCGTGGCCGCCACCGGGTTCAAGGGCGAGGCCGTGCACCTGCTCATCGAATCCGGCTGCGCACTGGTCACCGCCCACACCAACGCTGACTCGGCGATCGGCGGGGTCTCCGACGTGCTGGCGGACATCTTCGGGCTCACCGAGACCCAGCCGTTGGCGCCCTCCAAGGACGGGCTGCCCGAGGAAGGCATCGGCCGGGTCGGCATGCTGCCCGAGCCGCTGCAATTGCACGAGTTCGCCTCCCGCGTGTTCTCCGCGATGCCCGCGGTGGCCGGCGGGGTGCGCGTGGCCGGGGAACGCGCCGGGATCGTGCGCAAGGTCGCGGTCTGCGGCGGGGCCGGGGATTCGCTCTTCGATGCGGTCCGCGCCGCCGAGGCAGACGTGTACGTCACCGCCGATTTGCGCCACCACCCGGCCTCCGAAGCCCGCGAGGCCGCGCTGAACGGCAAGCCCTACCTCATCGACGTCTCGCACTTCGCCTCGGAATGGCTCTGGCTGCCCACCGCCGCGGACGCGTTGAAGAACGTGCTCCATGATTTGGGGCACGACGTGGAGATCGGCGTCTCGGCGATCAACACCGACCCCTGGGACTTCATCCTCACTCCGTAA
- a CDS encoding HNH endonuclease signature motif containing protein, translating to MDAPAGIIDTALAALGGALGAGTGDDSGPGTPVDPLRMLGIVDLLARRLLGEAAASAAGAPVRAAALARLAEGLFRTGSYGQVLAAGACEAAEVHTLTEAPLAETNRVLEDPLGFAAGTSRLPEDAVTGPDRKPLHRDTAEFLKNQLHLSYFQAAHRVCTHARLMEHPGPDGTTLPPAFPHLGRELLGGSSDPKALANAAAKLAALEPTLEVQPDPEAARAALEERVARTLHTADETAVGKFLKQAAIDLGHTSIQRQEAARARFEGLRYRGLRPAGHLWELTTDAEGHEFLCTLADDLNNPRTASGTPISPEPASQPALFGEAGLPGTSGTAEATERVEDAPPIPDWAANPDTPAGQRPRAGFNDVGKPLPCANPYGLPDNDHYPGESRNEANARRRAQRLSTALFEALRAWMDPASADPGMPLNSRIELLVMIDYAALTGALETAGFTSHGQYISAATARRMACNAGITPVVVGGESQPLDLGRRKRFFTKGQKRAIAARDRGCANPGCSMPVHRTEVHHIKAFSEGGKTNVSNGLLLCIRCHTAFHAGHFGIRVVDGIPHVVLPKSRDPLQRPRRNWVFHPEAAAA from the coding sequence ATGGACGCACCGGCCGGCATCATCGACACGGCCCTCGCCGCACTCGGCGGGGCCCTGGGGGCGGGCACCGGAGACGATTCCGGGCCCGGCACCCCCGTCGATCCGCTGCGCATGCTCGGCATCGTGGACCTTCTCGCCCGCCGCCTGCTGGGGGAGGCCGCCGCCTCCGCAGCCGGAGCCCCGGTCCGGGCCGCGGCCCTGGCACGACTGGCCGAAGGGCTCTTCCGCACCGGGTCCTACGGGCAGGTGTTGGCCGCCGGCGCCTGCGAAGCCGCCGAGGTCCATACCCTCACGGAGGCGCCCCTGGCCGAAACCAATCGCGTGCTCGAAGACCCGCTCGGCTTCGCCGCCGGAACCTCCAGGCTGCCGGAAGACGCGGTGACCGGCCCCGATCGCAAGCCCCTGCACCGCGACACCGCAGAGTTCCTCAAGAACCAGCTGCACCTGAGCTACTTCCAGGCCGCCCACCGCGTCTGCACCCATGCCCGCCTCATGGAGCACCCCGGCCCGGACGGCACCACGTTGCCGCCGGCCTTCCCGCACCTTGGCCGGGAGCTTCTCGGCGGCTCCTCGGATCCGAAGGCCCTGGCCAACGCCGCGGCGAAGTTGGCCGCGCTTGAACCGACCCTTGAGGTGCAACCGGACCCGGAGGCGGCCCGCGCCGCGCTGGAGGAACGAGTTGCCCGCACCCTGCACACCGCCGACGAGACAGCCGTCGGCAAGTTCCTCAAGCAGGCGGCCATCGACCTTGGACACACCAGCATTCAACGGCAGGAGGCCGCAAGGGCCCGGTTCGAGGGGTTGCGCTACCGTGGCCTCCGACCCGCCGGGCACCTCTGGGAGCTGACCACCGACGCGGAGGGCCACGAATTCCTCTGCACGCTGGCCGACGACCTGAACAATCCGCGCACCGCCTCCGGCACCCCCATCTCCCCTGAGCCCGCCTCCCAACCCGCGCTCTTCGGCGAGGCTGGACTCCCCGGCACCTCCGGCACCGCCGAGGCCACCGAACGCGTCGAGGACGCCCCGCCGATTCCCGACTGGGCCGCCAACCCCGACACCCCCGCCGGGCAGCGCCCGCGTGCAGGATTCAACGACGTCGGCAAGCCCCTGCCCTGCGCCAACCCCTACGGGCTTCCCGACAACGACCATTACCCCGGCGAGAGCCGCAACGAGGCCAATGCCAGGCGCCGAGCCCAACGCCTCTCCACAGCCCTATTTGAGGCCCTGCGCGCCTGGATGGATCCCGCCTCCGCGGACCCCGGGATGCCGTTGAACTCCCGCATCGAGCTTTTGGTCATGATCGACTACGCCGCGCTCACCGGAGCCCTGGAAACCGCCGGGTTCACCAGCCACGGCCAATACATCTCCGCCGCCACGGCCCGCCGCATGGCCTGCAACGCGGGGATCACCCCGGTGGTCGTGGGCGGGGAAAGCCAGCCCCTGGATCTGGGCCGGCGCAAGCGCTTTTTCACCAAGGGCCAGAAACGCGCCATCGCCGCCCGAGACCGCGGCTGTGCGAACCCGGGCTGCTCCATGCCGGTTCACCGCACCGAGGTTCACCACATCAAGGCGTTTTCCGAGGGCGGAAAGACCAACGTATCCAATGGGCTGCTCTTATGCATTCGCTGTCACACCGCCTTCCACGCGGGACACTTCGGCATCCGGGTCGTGGACGGGATTCCGCACGTCGTGCTGCCCAAGTCCCGCGACCCACTCCAAAGACCCAGGCGGAACTGGGTCTTCCACCCCGAAGCCGCAGCCGCCTGA
- a CDS encoding zinc ribbon domain-containing protein, whose protein sequence is MAKAAPAEQLRLLDVAALDSQATKLNRQIAEATADAQLAAAQASLEEARAGQAEVQLEVDAAAAALKESELAVEKVVSHIGKDQKRIDAGAGTHQDLMALSHEIDSLTVRRNDLEDTELELMSALEDVQERAAGAQALTATRTGEHAEHLARRDAAVAALQDQLAESRTARSTLVATFDEALITIYERLRTRNGIGAARLFHGTSEASGIALSAGDLGEIKAAPADELVFCPDTGAILVRSDEWGA, encoded by the coding sequence ATGGCAAAGGCAGCACCGGCGGAACAGCTTCGACTCTTGGACGTGGCGGCACTCGATTCGCAGGCCACCAAGCTCAATCGCCAAATCGCCGAGGCCACCGCCGACGCACAACTCGCTGCGGCACAGGCTTCCCTCGAGGAGGCCCGCGCAGGGCAGGCCGAGGTGCAGCTCGAGGTCGATGCCGCGGCCGCGGCACTGAAGGAATCCGAGCTGGCCGTCGAGAAGGTCGTGTCCCACATCGGCAAGGACCAGAAGCGCATCGATGCCGGAGCCGGCACGCACCAGGACCTGATGGCGCTGTCCCACGAAATCGACTCGCTTACCGTCCGCCGCAACGACCTTGAAGACACCGAGCTTGAGCTGATGTCCGCCCTTGAGGACGTCCAGGAGCGGGCCGCCGGCGCGCAGGCCCTCACCGCCACCCGGACCGGCGAGCACGCGGAGCACCTGGCCCGCCGAGATGCCGCCGTTGCCGCGCTGCAGGACCAGCTTGCCGAATCCCGGACGGCCCGTTCCACGCTGGTGGCCACCTTCGATGAAGCACTCATCACCATCTACGAGCGGCTGCGCACCCGCAACGGCATCGGTGCGGCCCGCCTCTTCCACGGAACTTCCGAGGCCAGCGGCATCGCGTTGTCAGCGGGCGACCTGGGCGAAATCAAGGCGGCACCTGCCGACGAATTGGTCTTCTGCCCCGACACCGGCGCCATCCTGGTGCGCAGCGACGAATGGGGAGCGTAG
- a CDS encoding VOC family protein: MAPRSGRLHHTEIWVRDLAASRATLGWLFQELGYTPGDSWKDGTSYVGAHDYIVLESGPDVLEEPHRRKVPGVNHLAFATGSRSRVDELTSQALSRGFALLFAQAHPHAGGPAHYASYLEDPAGFEIELVADAPGADGTGSDPAS, translated from the coding sequence ATGGCGCCCCGTTCCGGTCGACTGCACCACACGGAGATCTGGGTCCGCGACCTGGCAGCGTCCCGGGCCACGCTCGGCTGGCTGTTCCAGGAACTTGGCTACACGCCGGGGGATTCGTGGAAGGACGGAACCAGCTACGTCGGGGCGCATGACTACATCGTGCTGGAATCGGGTCCCGATGTGCTCGAAGAACCACATCGACGGAAGGTACCGGGCGTCAACCACTTGGCCTTCGCCACCGGATCGCGCAGCAGGGTCGACGAGCTCACTTCGCAGGCGCTGTCCCGCGGCTTCGCGCTGCTCTTTGCCCAGGCCCACCCGCATGCCGGTGGGCCGGCGCACTATGCGTCCTATCTGGAGGATCCGGCCGGGTTTGAGATCGAGCTGGTTGCCGATGCACCGGGCGCCGATGGCACGGGGTCCGACCCCGCAAGCTAG
- a CDS encoding YaaA family protein, protein MLILLPPSEGKQPASNGSPFNPDELQFPELNPHRHELLDALAEVSGAEDALAVLGVGKSLVSEVTRNIELHTEPAAAAHTVYTGVLFEALGYERLDAAARARADSSILVISALWGAVGFADRIPAYRLSMSVKLPGIGKLASWWKPKLAPVLQERAGDSLVVDCRSSTYAAAWVPPAANTVSVSVFQLRGGVRKVVSHFAKHTRGELASHLLTRGTAVTTPEELLAAARERWEAELVPGTARKAHQLNIILPEDHAFRAVGN, encoded by the coding sequence GTGCTGATTCTGCTTCCGCCCTCCGAGGGCAAACAACCTGCCTCGAACGGCTCCCCGTTCAACCCCGACGAGCTTCAGTTCCCCGAACTGAACCCGCACCGCCATGAGCTGTTAGACGCCCTGGCAGAGGTGTCGGGTGCCGAAGACGCCCTCGCGGTGCTCGGCGTGGGCAAGTCGTTGGTCTCCGAGGTGACACGCAACATCGAATTGCATACAGAGCCGGCGGCCGCCGCCCACACTGTATACACCGGTGTGCTCTTCGAAGCGCTGGGCTACGAGCGGCTCGATGCCGCGGCCCGGGCACGTGCGGATTCCAGCATCCTGGTGATTTCCGCGCTCTGGGGAGCCGTTGGATTTGCCGACCGGATTCCTGCCTACCGGCTCTCGATGTCCGTGAAACTGCCCGGGATCGGAAAGCTGGCCAGCTGGTGGAAGCCGAAGCTGGCGCCGGTGCTCCAGGAACGGGCCGGCGATTCGCTGGTGGTTGATTGCCGCTCCAGCACCTATGCCGCTGCGTGGGTTCCACCTGCGGCCAACACCGTCAGCGTCTCGGTGTTCCAGCTGCGCGGCGGGGTGCGCAAGGTCGTGTCCCACTTTGCCAAGCACACCCGCGGGGAGTTGGCCTCGCACTTGCTGACCCGTGGCACCGCAGTGACCACCCCGGAGGAACTGCTGGCCGCCGCCCGCGAACGCTGGGAGGCGGAGCTGGTGCCCGGCACCGCACGAAAGGCGCACCAGTTGAACATCATCCTGCCCGAGGACCACGCCTTCAGGGCCGTCGGAAACTAG